CTTTGTCGACCCGGGCCTGCTGCGCGCGGGCGCGGCGAGCGCGCTCGGCGTCCGATCGATCACCGTAAACGTGCAGGCGGGTGGGCAGGCCGTCACGCTGCGCTCGCTCCTCGACGCGATTTTCCATTGACCACCTGCGGCACACCGGAGCCCCAATGACGCTACGAGACTTCATCAGCGGCGAGCTGGTCGACATCATCGAATGGCCCGACCAGACCGATACGACGATGGCCTGGCGGTTCTCGCGCCCCAACAACGAAATCAAGAACGGCGCCCAGCTCATCGTTCGGCCCGCGCAGACGGCGATGCTCATCGACCAGGGACGTATCGCCGACGTCTACCAGCCCGGCCGCCACGAGCTCTCGACCGCCAACATGCCGGTGTTGTCGCGGTTCGAAGGATGGAAATACGGCTTCGCGAGTCCGTTCAAGGCGGACGTGCTCTTCCTCAGCACGCGGCAATTCGTCGACCAGAAGTGGGGCACGACCAACCCGGTGATCGTACGCGATGCCCAACTGGGACCGGTTCGCCTGCGCGCCTACGGCACCTACGCCATGCGCCTCGTCAACCCGCGCAAGTTCGTCGAGCAACTGAGCGGTACGACGGGCGACTTCGCGACCGATCGCATCGCCGACCAGATGCGCGACCTGATCGTTGCCAAAGTCAGCGGCGTCCTCGCCGAGGGCAGCATCTCGATCTACGAGCTGTCGGCAAAGTACGCCGAGGTCGGCGCGGCGGTCCAGCAGCGCGTGGCGCCGCAGTTCGACCAATACGGGTTGAGCATCACGCAATTCGTGATCGAGAACGTCTCACTGCCGTCGGAGGTCGAGTCGACGCTCGATCAACAGACGCGCATGAGTATGCTCCGCGGGCAGCTCGATACGTACACACAGCTGCAGAGCGCCGATGCGATTCGCGATGCGGCGCGCAATCCAAGCGGCGGCGCGGCAGCCGGCGTGGGTATCGGTATGGGCGCGGCGCTCGGACAGCGCGCCGCCGCGGCAGCCGCAGCGCCGGCCCCGGTGGTGGGCGCGTACGAGCCGCCGCCGCTCCCCGCGGTTGCCTGGTACTATGCCGTGGGCGGCGAGCGCAGAGGACCGGTGGATCAGAGCGCGCTCGCAGCGCCGGGCACGCTGACCGCCGAGACCCTGGTGTGGCGGCACGGCATGACAGGGTGGACGGCGGCCGGCCAGGTTCCGGAGCTGGCAGCGCTGTTCCCGCCTAACCGTTAGGCAGCCGGCGGCCATCCATCAGCGGGGTTTCGCCCGCAGATATTGCGGCGGCCACCGCACCTCCTGGCCGAGCTCGCGCGCGGCATCGAGGGGCCAGTGCGGGTGGCGCAACAGCTCGCGCGCCATCACCACCAGATCCGCCTGGCCCGAGCGCACGATCGTATCGGCCTGCGCCGCACCCGTGATGAAGCCCACCACCGCCGTTCGGACACCGGACTCCCGCCGGATCCGCTCCGCGAATCCAACGTGGTAGCCCGGGCCGGTGGGAATCTGCACATGCGGCACGACGCCGCCTGAGCTGCAGTCGATGGCATCGACGCCCGATTCGCCTAACCGGCGAGCCAGCGCGATCGACTCGTCGACCGTCCAGCCGTCGTCGCGCCAGTCCGTCACCGACAGCCGCGTTAGAAGCGGCAAGCGCTCCGGCCATACCTCGCGCACGCCCGCCGCCACCTCGAGCGTGAGGCGGATCCGATTCTCGAACGAGCCGCCGTAGCTGTCGGTGCGCACGTTCGATAACGGCGATAGAAATTGGTGCAGCAGGTATCCGTGCGCCGCGTGCAGCTCCAGCGCGTCCATGCCGGCTGCCAGCGCGCGTGCGGCCGCCTCGCGAAACGCCGACACGATGCGCGCGATCCCGCGGGTGTCCAACGCATCCGGCGTCTGATACTTCTCGGCAAAGGGCAGCGCGCTCGGCGCCGTGAGATGCGTCCAGCCTCCCGCATCGACACCCACCGGCCCGCCGTCTTCCCAGGGCCGGCCGGTGCTCGCCTTGCGACCCGCGTGCGCCAGCTGCATCCCGAACACCGCGCCCTGCGATTTTACGAACCGCCCGATGCGCGCCAGCATCTCCACGTGTGCGTCATCCCAGATACCGAGGTCCTGCGGACTGATGCGCCCGTCCCGGGTGACGGCGGTGGCTTCCGTTAGGACCATGGATGCGCCGCCCGACGCAAACTGGCCGAGGTGCACGAGGTGCCAGTCCGTCGCCAAGCCGTCGGTGCTCGAGTACTGGCACATGGGCGAGACGACGATCCGATTGCGCAGCGCGACGCCGCGCAGCGTCAGTGGGGCAAAGAGAGACATGCGTGATGTGAACGGGTCGACGAGGGAGGGACGTTATCGCAG
This genomic window from Gemmatimonadaceae bacterium contains:
- a CDS encoding SPFH domain-containing protein, with the translated sequence MTLRDFISGELVDIIEWPDQTDTTMAWRFSRPNNEIKNGAQLIVRPAQTAMLIDQGRIADVYQPGRHELSTANMPVLSRFEGWKYGFASPFKADVLFLSTRQFVDQKWGTTNPVIVRDAQLGPVRLRAYGTYAMRLVNPRKFVEQLSGTTGDFATDRIADQMRDLIVAKVSGVLAEGSISIYELSAKYAEVGAAVQQRVAPQFDQYGLSITQFVIENVSLPSEVESTLDQQTRMSMLRGQLDTYTQLQSADAIRDAARNPSGGAAAGVGIGMGAALGQRAAAAAAAPAPVVGAYEPPPLPAVAWYYAVGGERRGPVDQSALAAPGTLTAETLVWRHGMTGWTAAGQVPELAALFPPNR
- a CDS encoding NADH:flavin oxidoreductase/NADH oxidase; protein product: MSLFAPLTLRGVALRNRIVVSPMCQYSSTDGLATDWHLVHLGQFASGGASMVLTEATAVTRDGRISPQDLGIWDDAHVEMLARIGRFVKSQGAVFGMQLAHAGRKASTGRPWEDGGPVGVDAGGWTHLTAPSALPFAEKYQTPDALDTRGIARIVSAFREAAARALAAGMDALELHAAHGYLLHQFLSPLSNVRTDSYGGSFENRIRLTLEVAAGVREVWPERLPLLTRLSVTDWRDDGWTVDESIALARRLGESGVDAIDCSSGGVVPHVQIPTGPGYHVGFAERIRRESGVRTAVVGFITGAAQADTIVRSGQADLVVMARELLRHPHWPLDAARELGQEVRWPPQYLRAKPR